The Euphorbia lathyris chromosome 2, ddEupLath1.1, whole genome shotgun sequence genome includes a window with the following:
- the LOC136219026 gene encoding F-box protein At4g09920-like isoform X2 — protein sequence MDINFPIPKDQRCSESVDILGDRISKLPDEIIGKILSYLPTKEAMATSVLSKRWEYLWTLTSDLDFCDFQILDKEAENKNDNDYMIKMMSFQRYVDRVIFYHGGSDIRKCHMDIHSKYVAPSFYAWICALITCNVQKLSLGMSSNYSHLPWMFFSNNTLVDLSIIGSFVLDLPTYVCFPCLKILEIQFLEFVDDASTARLFSSCPVLEELTIYRIFGLKDDLEIMNISVPSLKRLIVHSVISRYIQIKINTPCLEYLQIDERSRYFVNFTSSLVHANVGAVDIYLLNAISQVEYLSLTAIDKPCLYSKILRQWSFVTVLDGEHHQMIGKCCLTYLNPHQIYKFLSFLNLTLDDQDFNHFNWQRPESVPECLSMHLKTIEIFEFVGFPEELQIVEYFLECGEVLEKMIIHRFVLSENPIAEKKMHRSMSENLSLRRRFSPFEVMSFKRGCSTCEVIFTD from the exons ATGGATATAAACTTCCCTATACCTAAAGATCAGCGGTGTTCTGAATCTGTTGATATTCTAGGCGACAGGATCAGCAAGTTGCCTGATGAAATTATTGGCAAAATACTTTCCTATCTCCCAACAAAAGAAGCCATGGCCACCTCTGTTTTGTCCAAAAGATGGGAATATCTTTGGACATTAACCTCTGATCTTGatttttgtgattttcagatACTTGATAAGGAAgctgaaaataaaaatgataatgatTACATGATTAAGATGATGTCCTTCCAGAGATACGTGGATAGGGTCATCTTTTACCATGGTGGATCAGATATACGAAAATGCCATATGGATATTCACAGTAAATATGTTGCCCCTAGTTTCTATGCATGGATTTGTGCTCTAATAACTTGCAACGTCCAAAAATTATCTCTTGGCATGTCGAGCAATTATTCTCATTTGCCTTGGATGTTTTTTTCCAACAATACTCTTGTTGATTTGAGCATAATAGGAAGTTTTGTACTTGACTTGCCTACATATGTTTGTTTTCCATGCCTTAAAATCCTTGAGATTCAATTTCTTGAATTTGTGGATGATGCTTCCACAGCAAGACTCTTTTCTAGTTGCCCGGTCCTTGAAGAATTAACTATTTACAGGATTTTCGGGCTGAAGGATGACTTGGAAATTATGAATATTTCTGTACCTTCATTGAAAAGGTTGATTGTTCACTCTGTAATTTCTAGGTATATTCAGATTAAGATTAATACTCCATGCCTGGAGTACCTTCAGATTGATGAACGAAGTAGATATTTTGTCAACTTCACATCCTCTTTAGTTCATGCAAATGTTGGAGCTGTTGATATTTACCTACTCAATGCAATCTCTCAAGTTGAATATTTAAGTCTGACAGCAATTGATAAG CCTTGCCTATATTCAAAAATCTTAAGACAATGGAGCTTCGTGACAGTTTTGGATGGCGAACACCACCAAATGATTGGAAAGTGTTGCCTAACTTACTTGAATCCTCACCAAATCTACAAGTTCTTATCTTTTCTCAA TCTTACCTTGGATGACCAAGATTTCAACCACTTCAATTGGCAACGGCCAGAATCTGTGCCTGAATGTTTAAGCATGCATCTTAAAACAattgaaatttttgaatttgtgGGTTTCCCAGAGGAACTACAGATTGTTGAGTATTTTCTAGAGTGTGGGGAAGTATTGGAGAAAATGATAATCCACAGATTTGTTCTTAGTGAAAATCCAATAGCGGAGAAGAAAATGCATAGGTCTATGTCTGAAAATTTGAGCTTGAGAAGAAGATTTAGCCCTTTCGAAGTTATGAGCTTTAAAAGAGGTTGTAGCACTTGTGAAGTTATTTTCACCGATTGA
- the LOC136219026 gene encoding F-box/FBD/LRR-repeat protein At4g26340-like isoform X1: MDINFPIPKDQRCSESVDILGDRISKLPDEIIGKILSYLPTKEAMATSVLSKRWEYLWTLTSDLDFCDFQILDKEAENKNDNDYMIKMMSFQRYVDRVIFYHGGSDIRKCHMDIHSKYVAPSFYAWICALITCNVQKLSLGMSSNYSHLPWMFFSNNTLVDLSIIGSFVLDLPTYVCFPCLKILEIQFLEFVDDASTARLFSSCPVLEELTIYRIFGLKDDLEIMNISVPSLKRLIVHSVISRYIQIKINTPCLEYLQIDERSRYFVNFTSSLVHANVGAVDIYLLNAISQVEYLSLTAIDKSLQNIIRDSALPIFKNLKTMELRDSFGWRTPPNDWKVLPNLLESSPNLQVLIFSQGLVSLTLDDQDFNHFNWQRPESVPECLSMHLKTIEIFEFVGFPEELQIVEYFLECGEVLEKMIIHRFVLSENPIAEKKMHRSMSENLSLRRRFSPFEVMSFKRGCSTCEVIFTD; this comes from the exons ATGGATATAAACTTCCCTATACCTAAAGATCAGCGGTGTTCTGAATCTGTTGATATTCTAGGCGACAGGATCAGCAAGTTGCCTGATGAAATTATTGGCAAAATACTTTCCTATCTCCCAACAAAAGAAGCCATGGCCACCTCTGTTTTGTCCAAAAGATGGGAATATCTTTGGACATTAACCTCTGATCTTGatttttgtgattttcagatACTTGATAAGGAAgctgaaaataaaaatgataatgatTACATGATTAAGATGATGTCCTTCCAGAGATACGTGGATAGGGTCATCTTTTACCATGGTGGATCAGATATACGAAAATGCCATATGGATATTCACAGTAAATATGTTGCCCCTAGTTTCTATGCATGGATTTGTGCTCTAATAACTTGCAACGTCCAAAAATTATCTCTTGGCATGTCGAGCAATTATTCTCATTTGCCTTGGATGTTTTTTTCCAACAATACTCTTGTTGATTTGAGCATAATAGGAAGTTTTGTACTTGACTTGCCTACATATGTTTGTTTTCCATGCCTTAAAATCCTTGAGATTCAATTTCTTGAATTTGTGGATGATGCTTCCACAGCAAGACTCTTTTCTAGTTGCCCGGTCCTTGAAGAATTAACTATTTACAGGATTTTCGGGCTGAAGGATGACTTGGAAATTATGAATATTTCTGTACCTTCATTGAAAAGGTTGATTGTTCACTCTGTAATTTCTAGGTATATTCAGATTAAGATTAATACTCCATGCCTGGAGTACCTTCAGATTGATGAACGAAGTAGATATTTTGTCAACTTCACATCCTCTTTAGTTCATGCAAATGTTGGAGCTGTTGATATTTACCTACTCAATGCAATCTCTCAAGTTGAATATTTAAGTCTGACAGCAATTGATAAG AGTCTCCAAAACATTATTCGTGATTCAGCCTTGCCTATATTCAAAAATCTTAAGACAATGGAGCTTCGTGACAGTTTTGGATGGCGAACACCACCAAATGATTGGAAAGTGTTGCCTAACTTACTTGAATCCTCACCAAATCTACAAGTTCTTATCTTTTCTCAA GGACTTGTAAGTCTTACCTTGGATGACCAAGATTTCAACCACTTCAATTGGCAACGGCCAGAATCTGTGCCTGAATGTTTAAGCATGCATCTTAAAACAattgaaatttttgaatttgtgGGTTTCCCAGAGGAACTACAGATTGTTGAGTATTTTCTAGAGTGTGGGGAAGTATTGGAGAAAATGATAATCCACAGATTTGTTCTTAGTGAAAATCCAATAGCGGAGAAGAAAATGCATAGGTCTATGTCTGAAAATTTGAGCTTGAGAAGAAGATTTAGCCCTTTCGAAGTTATGAGCTTTAAAAGAGGTTGTAGCACTTGTGAAGTTATTTTCACCGATTGA
- the LOC136219028 gene encoding F-box protein At4g09920-like: MEINLPVPKHQRCFECVDIIERISKLPDEILGKILSYLPTKEAVATSILSKRWEHLWALTSDLDFSDYLLHVYRNSSENDCMIKMRSFPKYVDRVIFYHAGSNIRKCNMSFYTKYFPSSAHAWICAMITCNVQELFLSYSDLQLSTYYQLPWSLFSCNTLGVLEIYGKFVIDLPAYVCFPCLKCLKVKGVLFVDNASAERLFSSCPVLEELTIKSGLEIMNISVSSLKRLCIHFWAIETNISTPCLEYLEMVHDEVDALFRYFVNFTSSLVQAQLEGVDIYLLKAISQVECLGLTETDRSLQSIIGDSALPIFKNLKTLKLGRVRYLSPNDWKMLTNLLESSPNLQVLVFPDGLVSDGIHHEELNYFNLQRPEPVAECLSMHLKTVEIYEFFGLQEELQLLEYFLECGKVLEKMIIHRYVVSKNPTLEKKVKEDKAMSELLSLRFSCSTRQLMRFRRSCSSSSCEVIFTN; the protein is encoded by the exons ATGGAAATAAACTTGCCAGTGCCGAAGCATCAGCGGTGTTTTGAATGCGTTGATATTATAGAGAGGATTAGCAAGTTGCCTGATGAAATACTCGGAAAAATACTTTCCTATCTCCCAACAAAAGAAGCAGTGGCCACCAGTATTTTGTCCAAAAGATGGGAACATCTTTGGGCATTAACCTCAGATCTTGATTTTTCTGATTATTTGCTACATGTCTATAGAAATTCAAGTGAAAATGATTGCATGATTAAGATGAGGTCCTTCCCGAAATACGTGGATCGGGTCATCTTTTACCATGCTGGATCAAATATACGAAAATGCAATATGTCATTTTACACCAAATATTTTCCCTCTAGTGCCCATGCTTGGATTTGTGCAATGATAACTTGCAATGTCCAAGAATTATTTCTTTCCTACTCTGACTTGCAGCTCTCTACTTATTATCAACTACCTTGGTCGCTTTTTTCCTGCAACACTTTAGGGGTTTTGGAAATTTATGGAAAATTTGTCATTGACTTGCCTGCATATGTTTGTTTTCCATGCCTTAAATGCCTTAAAGTTAAAGGCGTTTTATTTGTGGATAATGCTTCCGCGGAAAGACTCTTTTCTAGTTGCCCGGTGCTTGAAGAATTAACTATTAAAAGTGGTCTGGAAATTATGAATATTTCTGTATCTTCGTTGAAAAGATTGTGCATTCACTTTTGGGCTATTGAGACTAATATTAGTACTCCATGCCTCGAGTACCTTGAGATGGTTCATGATGAAGTTGATGCACTATTTAGATATTTTGTCAACTTTACATCCTCTTTAGTTCAGGCACAACTTGAAGGCGTTGATATTTACCTACTCAAAGCAATCTCTCAAGTTGAATGTTTAGGTCTGACAGAAACTGATAGG AGTCTCCAAAGCATTATTGGTGATTCAGCCTTGCCTATATTCAAAAATCTCAAGACATTGAAGCTCGGTCGTGTTAGATACCTATCACCAAATGATTGGAAAATGTTGACTAACTTACTTGAATCCTCACCAAATCTACAAGTTCTTGTCTTTCCAGAT GGACTTGTAAGTGATGGCATACATCATGAAGAGTTAAACTACTTCAATTTGCAACGGCCAGAACCCGTGGCAGAATGTTTGAGCATGCATCTTAAGACGGTCgaaatttatgaattttttgGTCTCCAAGAGGAGCTACAACTTCTGGAGTATTTTCTGGAGTGTGGGAAAGTATTGGAGAAAATGATTATCCACAGATATGTTGTTAGTAAAAATCCAACATTGGAGAAGAAAGTGAAAGAGGACAAGGCTATGTCTGAACTATTGAGCTTGAGATTTAGTTGTAGCACTCGTCAACTGATGAGGTTTAGAAGAAGTTGTAGCAGCAGCAGCTGTGAAGTTATTTTTACCAATTGA